The Cucumis melo cultivar AY chromosome 9, USDA_Cmelo_AY_1.0, whole genome shotgun sequence genome includes the window TTACGCCTTACGACAAACGCCTCCCTCGCAAATCCACCCTTCTTTTCCTTCCCCATCAGCTTCCTCCTCGTTTTTCAAAGCACATTTTGGGTGCAAGTCAAAGTCACACTCTTTACAGTAAAAGGACCAACCAGATCCCATCCCATCGCAGGCATCGCAAATATATGACCTACGACGTGTTCGAACAAGTTCATGTGCATCATGTAGTTCATGTTTCAGTTTCTCAGGCCACCCCTTTGCTTCTTCTTCCAGCTGCTCCTCCAACTGCTTGAGACGTTCCTCTGTAAATGGATAGGCATTTGCTCCATATTCTGTAATGAGCTTACGAGCTTCTGTCGAGACTGTACGACCGCTTTCGTTAATGGCTACAACTGCAGGAATGCCTTGGATTTTGAACCTCCGATTTAGGAAGTTCTTCCTCTCATCACCAAATGGCAGTGCTAACCAAGGCATTCCTGAAAAGAATTCTTGAAATGAATTATCGTCTCGATCACTTGAAATGAAAATCACTTCGAACTCTttgtatttttgtttaatttcatTGTATGATTCTATAAGCTTAGGCAAGAATGCACGGCACGGAGGGCACCAGTGTGCTGAGAAATAGAGCAGAATGTTCTTGCCAACAAGTTCAGATACCGGAACCTGGCCAAACAAAAGGCAATCGAACACAAACATAAGAATATAGAAACAAATCGAGAGTACTAAACAGCATATTATGGCTTAACTCAATGTTTGTACTAAGCAGAAACAGGAAACTTTACCTTTGCACCATCTTTTCCAATAACAAAATCTCTCTCTCCATGAACTAAAATGGACTCCAGTGTCTGCGACTCGAGCTTTGACTTCTCAATCTCTGCAAGCTCCTCAAGTTTCTCTTGAGTGAAAGGGTAGGCATCAACACCATGCTCTTCAACCAGTTCAGCAGCATTTGAGATCAAAGTCTTTCCATCCTGCCCAATTATAACAAGTGTAGGAATAGTACTAAGCTCAAAATAACGAGTGAGTTTTCTACATTTCTCATCCTGAAATGGCAATGCCAACCATGGCACCGTCTTGAGTGCTTCACTGAAATCTTCATTTGCATCATCTAAAGATATCGACACAATTTCAAAGTTTTGTCCCTTCTCTTTTAGTTTCTTGTAAGTATCAACCAAAATAGGCGTAAACTCATCACACAGGGCGTAGCCGTACACTGAGAAGTACAGCCCAATCACTTTCCCTTCGAGCTCAGAGACAGGAATCTACCACAAATTATAGTTATGTTATCACATTAAATCCAGTAAAAAAACAGTTCTAGGAATAAAAGAGGAAGAACCCTATAAATCATTCAAGAGATGATACCTGATTTCCACCATTTGAGATAACATAATCACGAGAGTTCGAAACCAAAAGGGAACTAATGGTTTGGTTCCTCCTCGCTTCCTCCTctttatccttcaaatgttggaTCTGTTCAGCAGTAAAGGGATAGGAATTAATCCCATGTTCACTCACTAGTCTCACTCCTTGATCAGTTGAAACCTTCCCACTGGGGTCAAGAACAACAAGATGAGGAATTCCCCTCACTTTGAAAAGTTCTTTCAAGCGCTTAACGATCTCCGAATCAGAAAACGGAATAGACAACCAGGGCATTTTAGAGAAGTAATCCTTGAATGAATCTTCATCTCTATCAGAAGAAATGAATATAACTTCAAACTCGCCCTTAGGTACTAATTCCTCATAAACCCCAGCAAAAACTGGAGTGAAACGGCGACAGGGAGGGCACCATGACGCGGAGAAATACAATCCCACATTCTTCCCAATTAAAGAACTGATCTTCACCTGTTGAAAACACCAAATTAATGACCCCCATATGACGATTTCACCAATTTCGTTTCAAAGATTCTCAAATGTTCAAACAACAGTTCAAGTCATCTTAAGGTAAGTTAACTATTCAGCAATCCGATACGAAATCAACAACAGATAATTCAATTTGCACTCACCCAATTGCAAACTCAAATGGAAAAAGAAGATTCATACCTGATCGCCATTACTGCGGATGAGAAAGTCCCTACCCTCGGATGAAACGAGGGAATTCAGATCATGAACAGCATCAGAAGCCATAGAAGTTACAAATGTTTGATTGATTAAGCAAATTGGTAGCGATGGATGTATCAAAATCAAGAAGTTGATGTAAATATATAGAAAGCAGAAGCTTAGAGAGCAAGAAAATTTGTTCGATGATAAAATCGCATCGACGAAGACTTCCAAGTCGTGTGTGAGTCTTTCCCTTGTCGgcttttcaaaagttaaaagcTGACGTCTTTACCGAACTTTAATACTCTCCCATCAAAGTTTAAGCCCAAGTTTGAAAGGCCGAACTCAAAAGCTTCGTACCTTTTTTGGAAAGTTGGTAGTAATTTGAATATGTTTGCAAGGTGTGTTGCTATGTTTTGTAAATATCCAAGTTTGAATTTTTCATGTGTTATTACATATCGTTCTATCTATAAATAATTTAGTTCATTACACTGTATTTAGAAGGAtctcaaaaataataaaatatatggCACAAGGATAAAATAATTGTATATACAGTATAAAACTGAGTAAAAGATTCACGTGCAGCCACCATTTTGTGTACTTTCTCTCGAATTCCTCAAAATAAAAGCTATCACAAATTAAAAGTCATCATTTTGTGCATtttcatttctcaaattgaGAGCTATCACTTATAACTACAATTAGTGCATATCATTAATAGCTGCTATCAATTGTTACTACTAATAGTTACTATTAATAATAACTTTCTATTTGTCAACATTACTAggttttttcaaattgaaatttatcaatgatagctATTATAAATTTCTATCCCTTATAGTTACTATTAACGAtaacttttaatttgagaaGTGTGCTATCAGTTGTCATCGTTAATAGTAACTATTAGTGATTGTTTCTATTAATAATAGCCATGAAACTTTTCATTTAAAAGAATTTACTAATTGACTGGTCAACATTTGCTATTTTATGTATGTgctatatttttagtttatttcctAAATTTTGTTATTACTTTTTCAATAATGAAACTATTATGAgaagggatcttttaaaaaatataacaaagtagcaaaatatttacactgaatataaaa containing:
- the LOC103498641 gene encoding probable nucleoredoxin 1, with the translated sequence MASDAVHDLNSLVSSEGRDFLIRSNGDQVKISSLIGKNVGLYFSASWCPPCRRFTPVFAGVYEELVPKGEFEVIFISSDRDEDSFKDYFSKMPWLSIPFSDSEIVKRLKELFKVRGIPHLVVLDPSGKVSTDQGVRLVSEHGINSYPFTAEQIQHLKDKEEEARRNQTISSLLVSNSRDYVISNGGNQIPVSELEGKVIGLYFSVYGYALCDEFTPILVDTYKKLKEKGQNFEIVSISLDDANEDFSEALKTVPWLALPFQDEKCRKLTRYFELSTIPTLVIIGQDGKTLISNAAELVEEHGVDAYPFTQEKLEELAEIEKSKLESQTLESILVHGERDFVIGKDGAKVPVSELVGKNILLYFSAHWCPPCRAFLPKLIESYNEIKQKYKEFEVIFISSDRDDNSFQEFFSGMPWLALPFGDERKNFLNRRFKIQGIPAVVAINESGRTVSTEARKLITEYGANAYPFTEERLKQLEEQLEEEAKGWPEKLKHELHDAHELVRTRRRSYICDACDGMGSGWSFYCKECDFDLHPKCALKNEEEADGEGKEGWICEGGVCRKA